AAGTGGAAAAGACATACGGGGCGCTAGATGTAGCTTGGGGAGATGTTTTTCGGTTGCTAGTCAGTAACAAGAATTTGCCTGCTAATGGTGGTTCGGGAAGTCTTGGTATTTTCCGCGTTCTCAATTTTGCGCCTGCTTCACAAGATCGTTTCCAAGCAGTCGCAGGTGATTCCTTTGTCGCTGCCATTGAGTTTTCTCAACCAGTAAAAGCAATGGCACTCACTAGCTACGGCAATGCCACACAACCAGGTTCACCTCATGTTGGAGACCAATTGCCAATGTTTGTAAATAAACAATTGCGCCCAGTGTGGCGCGATCGTCAAGACATCCTTACCCATTTAGAAGAACGCAAGATGTTTTGAATAGGACATTGACTTTGGTCAATTTGGATAAGCGAAAATTAGAAACCGGGTAACTCCTGCGAAACCTGGTTTCTGGCAACTCATCCCTTGATACCTATAAAACTAAGCACTTTCTGCCAGAAGATTACTTATTAAAAAACCGCCAAGACGCCAAGGACGCCAAGAAAAAGAAAGGTGATTGGGAGGGATTTTACAAACTACGTTTGAGTTCTCCCTCGGTTGAAACACGAGGGATTCTAAATGGATGTTGCTACGTGGTCTAAAGACGCACTTCGCAACGAATTGCGAAATGAATTCTTTAGATCGCGGAACAAGTCATACCGATGTGGCAGACTCAAAACTGCCCTACCCACCTTAACTAAGACAAGTCCTAGCTGTGTGGCTACTTTACGCATGATGTTGGCTGCGCCGTTGCAGTCAGCATTGATTACAAAACCAAGAAAGGTTTTGTAAAGACCACGTTCAATTCTTTCACCTGATGGCTTCCATCCGTTGGGTTTCTCACCAAATGTAGGTAGCAAGTCATCATCAAGAAATGAACTCTTGGATGTGTAGCTCTCTTCGGTAATTGTTAAAACAATTCCGTACTCTGGACAAAGTTGTTTAAGACGTTCAATCAATCTACCCGTTGGAATGGGTACAAAATTTTGATTGCCACGCTTGCCCATATCAGAACCATTCTTCTGTCCCTCATTCCAACCAATAATAAGATTTCCCACACCATCAGCGAGGCATCGATTAATAATAAACCTAGCTGCTTTATTAATGGCATCTCTCATCTGGTTATTGCGTTTGCGTTGAATCCTATCAAGGTTAGAGTCCCAGTAAAAATCTGACTTCCCTTGCTTATATTTGGCAACAAGACGGCAGTAACCCTGATTCATTGAACGTAACTTTCTACCATCAATAATTAAGCTCTGCCCAAGTGTTGAAACACCTGTTAACCAATTATTTCCACCGTGGTCAAAACTCCAAGCTTGCGTGTAAACAAGATTGGGATTCATCTCCATTATTTGCTTGCCATCATCAATTACCCAATTAATCCAAAACTGACCGTAACAAGGACGAACTGTCACTTCCTTCACCCAATCTGAATCAATGAATTCTGGTAATGGTAAAGCAATTTCAGCTAACAAATGTGGTTTAGTTTCTCTACTAATCGAAGGATAAAAACAACCATTTTTGTAAGTAAGTGCTTGCCTTGGGAACGTAACTGCCGCCAGTCCACCGCTTTTTCTATATTGTGGTAACGATGGTTTATCAACCTCACCTCTGTAATAAGCATTAACAAGTCCGTTGTAAGAAGTAATTGACTCACCAATAGATTTCAATGTTTGCTGTGCAGCCTGTGCAGCCAAAGCCTTGTAATGTGGATTGTCTTTGAGAATTTTATCAAGTTCTGGATAAGTAGTATTGCATCTGTAGGTTTTCCATCCGTGGCGTAATTCATCACCTTTCCAGTAGGTCGTGAAAGCATTACCCGACTCTTCAAGTCTTGAATAATGAGTTTGACGAACATGATAAAGAGCGCAATTAATCAAACTGTTAGCGTGTTGGCACTGGTCTAGCCAAAACGCTTGTTCAATATCTGTAAACCTTGCTTTAACTGGTAAAGTTTTGTACACCTTGTCACGGGGGTCTTACACGTACAAAAATGGGGCAGCCTTAAAAACAAATTGTTCATCTGTATTAGGGATTGCAACCTCAGGAAGGCTGCCCCATTTTTGAGGGGACAATGCGTCGTCATCACCTCCTGTCGTTTATTATATTAGTTACTACATATAAAGTCAACAATACTCCGGAAAATGGCAAAGCTCTCAAAAGAAGACCATGACTACAGAAGAACGGAGAATTCCGTGTCCTCAATCAATTATCATTTTGTATTTGTACCAAAACGACGAAGACCCGTATTGGTCACCGATGTGGCAAGAAGACTGCAAGAAATTATTTTTGAACTAGTGCAAGAACACAACTGGAGACTCATTGCATTAGAAATTCAACCCGACCACGTGCATATGTTTATTAATGCACCTACAGATGAAGCGCCTTCACAGATTGCTAAATGGGTTAAAGGTAGAGCATCCCATCATCTAAGAAAAGAATTTCCAGAACTTTTAAAACTACCTGCTTTGTGGACTCCAACCTACTTTGTAGCGTCAACAGGTCAAGTTAGCACAGAGGTAGTTAAAAAGTACATTGAGAACCAGCGTGGGAAGTGAGACAACAGGTTAAAACCTGTTGAGTCGGGTTTCATCCCCTGGCTGAAGCGCAGGGGTTCTCACCCTCCCATGCTGTTTTGATAGGTAAAGAAGAAACTATTCCTATCCCCCGCATTGCCAACAAAGCAGTTCCAAAAGCTGCTTCCGCATTCACAGAACACTCAACAGGTACCTGTAAAAGACGCCCTCTAATAACCCGCCAAACAAGATTTCCCGCACCACCCCCAGCCGTATAAACATGAGTTAACTTATCAGCCCCCAAATCCTGCAATAACTCATATCCCCTTGCTTCTATCCGAGCAATGCTTTCTAACAAACCGTGTAAAAATTCCACCTGACTCTCCGGACGCGGTTCCAATCGCGCAGACAAATTTGGGTCATTAATCGGAAATCTCTCCCCTGGCTTTAATAACGGATAGTAATCCAACTGACTTGCTTTGAACCCATCAATCTCTTGACTGAGGCTTTCTAACTCTGCATTAGTAAAAAATTGCTTAAGGACTGCACCTCCCGTATTAGAAGCCCCTCCCGTCAGCCACAGATCTCCCAAGCGGTGGCTGTAAATTCCGTACCTTGGATCGTCTACACGAATTCGGCTTAACAGTTTCAGTACCAACGTCGATCCCAGAGAAGTCACTGCTTCACCTGGAAGTGTTGCACCACTGGCAAGAAAAGCTGCAATACTATCAGTTGTGCCAGCACAAACCAAACAATCGCGACGAAACCCCAACCCATCTGCAACTTCAGCACGTAATTCTGCAATGGGTGTACCTGGAGCGAGAACTTTTGGTAAATGAACTTTAATTTGTAACTGTTCCAGCCAATCCGGATATTCTAACTTTTCCACGTCATAACCCAACTTCAATGCATTGTGGTAATCGCTAACACCCAATTGCCCATGTAAAAGAAATGCCAGCCAGTCTGCTTGATGCAGGAAGTGTGTTGCTTCAGCAAAAGATGGCAATTGTGACATCCATAAAAGTTTGGCAAGGCTAGAAGTCGCACCTAAAACTGTATGATTGGGAGGGGCTACCGTTTTTAACTCTTCCATCACGATCGCTCCTCGTCCATCGTTGTACAACAGAGGTGTATCCACAGGTTGACCCGTGCTGTCGCATAACAAGACTGTAGAAGAAGTCCCATTGATAGCGATCGCTCTAACTTTTCGCCTTAATTCCTCTGCAATTTGCTCAAGCAGGTTAAATAAAGCATCTTTCCAGCAGTTTGTTAGGTCAAAGGCATTTAACATATCAAAAGGATAGCGCCCCTCAAACTGGATACAAGCGTCTTTGTCAATGACTGCAGCCCTTGCACCCGATGTACCAAAGTCTATACCCAAATACAAGCTCATAAGTTATTTTGGATTTTGGATTTTGGATTTTCGATTAACGAATTTTGGATTTTGGAT
This genomic interval from Scytonema hofmannii PCC 7110 contains the following:
- a CDS encoding FGGY-family carbohydrate kinase; this translates as MSLYLGIDFGTSGARAAVIDKDACIQFEGRYPFDMLNAFDLTNCWKDALFNLLEQIAEELRRKVRAIAINGTSSTVLLCDSTGQPVDTPLLYNDGRGAIVMEELKTVAPPNHTVLGATSSLAKLLWMSQLPSFAEATHFLHQADWLAFLLHGQLGVSDYHNALKLGYDVEKLEYPDWLEQLQIKVHLPKVLAPGTPIAELRAEVADGLGFRRDCLVCAGTTDSIAAFLASGATLPGEAVTSLGSTLVLKLLSRIRVDDPRYGIYSHRLGDLWLTGGASNTGGAVLKQFFTNAELESLSQEIDGFKASQLDYYPLLKPGERFPINDPNLSARLEPRPESQVEFLHGLLESIARIEARGYELLQDLGADKLTHVYTAGGGAGNLVWRVIRGRLLQVPVECSVNAEAAFGTALLAMRGIGIVSSLPIKTAWEGENPCASARG
- a CDS encoding RNA-guided endonuclease InsQ/TnpB family protein, encoding MYKTLPVKARFTDIEQAFWLDQCQHANSLINCALYHVRQTHYSRLEESGNAFTTYWKGDELRHGWKTYRCNTTYPELDKILKDNPHYKALAAQAAQQTLKSIGESITSYNGLVNAYYRGEVDKPSLPQYRKSGGLAAVTFPRQALTYKNGCFYPSISRETKPHLLAEIALPLPEFIDSDWVKEVTVRPCYGQFWINWVIDDGKQIMEMNPNLVYTQAWSFDHGGNNWLTGVSTLGQSLIIDGRKLRSMNQGYCRLVAKYKQGKSDFYWDSNLDRIQRKRNNQMRDAINKAARFIINRCLADGVGNLIIGWNEGQKNGSDMGKRGNQNFVPIPTGRLIERLKQLCPEYGIVLTITEESYTSKSSFLDDDLLPTFGEKPNGWKPSGERIERGLYKTFLGFVINADCNGAANIMRKVATQLGLVLVKVGRAVLSLPHRYDLFRDLKNSFRNSLRSASLDHVATSI
- the tnpA gene encoding IS200/IS605 family transposase — encoded protein: MAKLSKEDHDYRRTENSVSSINYHFVFVPKRRRPVLVTDVARRLQEIIFELVQEHNWRLIALEIQPDHVHMFINAPTDEAPSQIAKWVKGRASHHLRKEFPELLKLPALWTPTYFVASTGQVSTEVVKKYIENQRGK